A genomic window from Salvia hispanica cultivar TCC Black 2014 chromosome 5, UniMelb_Shisp_WGS_1.0, whole genome shotgun sequence includes:
- the LOC125187538 gene encoding uncharacterized protein LOC125187538, with the protein MELQEQADNVQVVASAHSPPSWHATLCSTRTGDCFASICNASTRCSSSITCYTVSFSLSIHIALPSKLTAEGQHVPTPNQYQETVQNVVKTRSNLDYEASGNGQILHVNNLDSNIS; encoded by the exons ATGGAGTTGCAAGAACAG GCTGACAATGTTCAAGTTGTTGCCTCTGCTCATTCGCCCCCTTCTTGGCATGCCACCCTATGCTCAACCCGGACAGGTGACTGCTTTGCATCCATTTGTAATGCATCAACAAGGTGCTCCTCATCCATCACATGTTATACCGTCTCATTTTCACTCAGTATCCACATTGCCCTCCCTTCAAAATTGACAGCAG AAGGCCAACATGTTCCTACCCCTAATCAATATCAAGAAACCGTACAAAATGTGGTAAAAACTCGATCTAATCTTGACTATGAAGCCTCTGGGAATGGTCAGATTCTTCATGTGAATAATTTGGATTCAAATATCAGCTGA
- the LOC125188271 gene encoding ornithine transcarbamylase, chloroplastic-like: MVVLVERLLILEILVLRVLGILVRNLSLDFAVLILGLALSLLVPSCPVGLVIWDILDLANYATVPVINGLTDFNHPCQIMADALTIIEHVGQLEGTKVVYVGDGNNIVHSWLLLASIIPFHFVCACPRGFEPDARTAKKAMKAGVSKIEIVNDVKEAVKGADVVYSDVWASMGQKEEAEYRHTAFQGFQVDEKLMKIAGPKAYFMHCLPAERGVEVTDGVIEAPNSIVFPQAENRMHAQNAIMLHALGL, encoded by the exons ATGGTTGTCTTGGTGGAAAGGTTGTTGATTCTGGAAATTTTGGTTTTGCGAGTGTTGGGGATTCTGGTTCGG AACTTGAGTTTGGATTTTGCAGTTTTGATTTTGGGATTGGCTTTGTCGTTGTTGGTTCCTTCCTGTCCAGTTGGATTGGTGATCTGG GATATTCTTGATCTTGCTAACTACGCCACTGTCCCTGTGATCAATGGCTTGACAGACTTTAACCATCCTTGTCAAATTATGGCTGATGCACTCACGATCATTGAACACGTTGGTCAACTTGAAGGGACAAAG GTTGTCTATGTTGGAGATGGGAACAATATTGTGCACTCCTGGCTGTTGTTGGCATCTATCATTCCTTTCCACTTTGTTTGTGCCTGTCCCAGAGGCTTCGAACCTGATGCAAGGACAGCTAAGAAAGCAATGAAGGCTGGAGTCagcaaaatagaaatagttaATGATGTCAAAGAAGCTGTAAAGGGAGCTGATGTTGTCTATTCAGATGTTTGGGCCAGCATGGGACAGAAGGAAGAAGCTGAATACCGTCATACAGCTTTTCAAGGATTCCAG GTGGACGAGAAGCTGATGAAGATAGCGGGTCCAAAAGCATATTTTATGCATTGTCTGCCAGCTGAGAGGGGTGTTGAGGTCACTGACGGTGTCATTGAAGCCCCGAACTCCATTGTCTTCCCCCAAGCTGAGAACAGGATGCACGCGCAGAATGCTATAATGCTTCATGCCCTTGGGCTTTGA